The following coding sequences are from one Pasteurellaceae bacterium RH1A window:
- a CDS encoding DNA-binding response regulator (response regulator in two-component regulatory system with CpxA; part of the envelope stress response system) gives MPKILLVDDDVELTELLAELLSLEGFDIRVVHNGQDALNDLELAQYELILLDVMMPVLNGIETLKHIRQKYDTPVLMLSARDDEIDRVLGLELGADDYLPKPFNDRELVARIKAILRRTASTKSPLLDGLDSSSGDKDNKQLQFGGVELHSGRQQATYQGKDLELTGTEFALLQMLIRNPGQILSRELLSLEILGKRLTPYDRAIDMHISNLRKKLPERDDNLPWFKTLRGRGYLLVTEK, from the coding sequence ATGCCAAAAATTTTGCTTGTAGATGATGATGTAGAACTCACAGAACTTCTTGCTGAGCTGCTTTCCTTGGAAGGATTTGATATTCGTGTTGTACACAACGGGCAGGATGCCTTAAATGATCTTGAGTTAGCACAATATGAACTCATTTTATTAGATGTGATGATGCCTGTCTTAAATGGCATTGAAACCCTCAAGCATATTCGCCAAAAATACGATACGCCTGTTTTAATGCTTAGCGCCCGTGACGATGAAATCGACCGTGTGCTAGGCCTTGAACTGGGGGCGGACGACTACCTGCCGAAGCCCTTTAATGATCGGGAATTGGTTGCCCGTATTAAGGCCATTTTACGCCGCACGGCCAGCACCAAATCACCACTCTTGGACGGCCTTGACAGCAGCTCAGGCGATAAGGACAACAAGCAGTTGCAATTTGGCGGGGTGGAACTCCATTCTGGCCGCCAACAGGCCACCTATCAGGGCAAGGACTTAGAATTAACCGGCACGGAATTTGCCCTGCTGCAAATGCTCATTCGTAACCCAGGGCAAATTCTTTCCCGTGAACTCCTAAGCCTGGAAATTTTAGGCAAACGCCTGACCCCTTACGACCGAGCCATTGATATGCACATTTCCAACCTGCGTAAGAAATTGCCAGAACGAGATGATAATTTGCCTTGGTTCAAAACCCTGCGTGGTCGAGGCTATTTACTGGTCACTGAAAAATAA
- a CDS encoding two-component system sensor histidine kinase CpxA: MHLFNRIKKIRNYLAYQIFASFWFTFAILLGIAFILPHYDARIFSNLESGELAFYQRESQSTEVEYNLDEVFERGLAVKTPNGFDVILLEKNTGMFRGVPEHHLKAFQTFIFRADNPAKPLQRRFGNVEYHGPFVLQSPQREYYQYFLKRVDPQTELINKLFDSPWLMLLLLLLISTPVLLWLAWKIAKPVKALRISANAVATGNLAIDPRLETEGINELRKVGRSFNQMVSSLQNLRNYQQRLLSDISHELKTPLTRMQLAVSLIRRRNGESNELTRIENEIDKLNTMILDLLTLSRQQLGHHLTREVFTVNKIWEDVLENAKFETEQNGISLYVSQRIPFTDHHKLNGNQVLLASALENVIRNAQKYAKSMIKVTMYIDKAELIILVDDDGMGIPDGEYDQIFRPFYRVEQDRARQTGGTGLGLAIVANAIQQHKGLVQAAKSPIGGLRVEIRLPLWVE, encoded by the coding sequence ATGCACCTCTTCAACCGTATCAAAAAAATCCGCAATTACCTAGCTTATCAAATTTTTGCCTCATTTTGGTTCACCTTTGCTATCCTGCTCGGCATTGCCTTTATCCTACCCCATTACGATGCCCGTATTTTCTCAAACCTTGAAAGCGGTGAACTGGCCTTTTACCAACGTGAAAGCCAAAGTACTGAGGTTGAATACAACCTGGATGAGGTTTTTGAGCGAGGCCTGGCTGTCAAAACCCCCAATGGCTTTGATGTGATTTTACTGGAAAAAAACACGGGTATGTTTCGGGGCGTGCCTGAACACCACCTCAAGGCCTTCCAAACCTTTATTTTTCGGGCAGATAACCCTGCAAAACCGCTACAACGTCGCTTTGGCAACGTTGAATACCACGGGCCTTTTGTCTTGCAATCGCCGCAACGAGAATATTATCAATACTTCCTCAAGCGGGTTGATCCTCAAACTGAACTGATCAATAAGCTCTTTGACTCCCCTTGGCTCATGCTGCTCCTGCTCTTGCTCATCAGCACGCCCGTCCTACTTTGGCTGGCCTGGAAAATTGCCAAGCCTGTCAAGGCCTTGCGGATTTCAGCCAATGCGGTGGCCACCGGCAATTTGGCTATTGATCCGAGGCTAGAAACCGAAGGCATTAATGAGCTGCGTAAAGTGGGTCGCAGTTTCAACCAAATGGTAAGCTCACTTCAGAACCTGCGTAACTACCAACAACGCCTGCTCTCAGACATTTCCCACGAGCTTAAAACGCCACTTACCCGTATGCAGTTGGCCGTTTCCCTCATTCGCCGCCGCAATGGAGAGTCCAATGAGCTAACCCGTATTGAAAACGAAATCGACAAGCTCAATACCATGATTTTAGACCTGCTGACCCTCTCCCGCCAGCAGCTGGGCCACCACTTGACCCGTGAAGTCTTTACCGTCAATAAGATTTGGGAGGATGTGCTGGAAAATGCCAAGTTTGAAACCGAACAAAATGGCATCAGCCTCTATGTTAGCCAACGCATTCCCTTTACCGATCACCATAAATTAAATGGCAATCAGGTACTACTGGCCAGCGCCCTGGAAAACGTTATCCGCAATGCACAAAAATACGCTAAAAGTATGATCAAGGTCACCATGTATATTGATAAGGCAGAGCTGATTATCTTGGTGGATGATGATGGCATGGGTATTCCTGATGGCGAATACGACCAAATTTTCCGCCCCTTCTACCGTGTAGAACAAGACCGTGCCCGCCAAACTGGCGGCACAGGCTTAGGTTTGGCCATTGTGGCCAATGCCATTCAGCAACATAAGGGCTTGGTACAAGCGGCCAAAAGCCCGATTGGGGGATTGAGAGTAGAAATTAGATTGCCTTTGTGGGTAGAATAG
- a CDS encoding carbonate dehydratase (catalyzes the interconversion of bicarbonate and carbon dioxide), with product MKSIETLFANNHAWATEMKDQQSDYFKVLAAHQKPTYLWIGCADSRVPAEKLTGLEPGELFVHRNVANLVIHTDLNCLSVVQYAVDVLDIEHIIICGHTNCGGIKAAMTNEDYGLINNWLLHIKDLWFKHSHLLGKLPPEDRADMLVRLNVAEQVYNLGRSSIIDAAWKRGKKLSIHGWVYDVNDGFLNDQGVIATSRETLEITYRNVIASLTTEAEHMVEQHQEAITTTEP from the coding sequence ATGAAATCCATCGAAACCCTCTTTGCCAATAACCACGCCTGGGCGACTGAAATGAAGGATCAGCAGTCTGATTATTTCAAGGTGCTGGCCGCCCACCAAAAACCGACCTATCTTTGGATTGGTTGTGCCGATAGCCGTGTGCCTGCCGAAAAGCTAACGGGCCTGGAGCCTGGTGAACTCTTCGTTCATCGTAATGTGGCCAATTTAGTTATCCATACCGATCTCAACTGTCTGTCTGTGGTGCAGTATGCGGTGGATGTGCTGGATATTGAACATATCATCATCTGCGGCCATACCAACTGCGGGGGCATTAAGGCCGCCATGACCAATGAGGATTATGGCTTGATTAACAACTGGCTCTTGCATATTAAAGATCTCTGGTTCAAGCACAGCCACCTCTTGGGCAAGCTACCGCCTGAAGATCGGGCGGATATGTTAGTGCGTTTGAATGTGGCCGAGCAGGTTTATAATCTGGGCCGTTCGTCTATTATTGATGCTGCCTGGAAACGGGGCAAGAAACTCTCTATCCACGGCTGGGTTTATGATGTTAATGATGGCTTCTTAAACGATCAAGGGGTGATTGCCACCAGCCGAGAAACCCTTGAAATTACCTACCGCAATGTGATTGCATCGCTCACCACCGAGGCGGAACACATGGTGGAACAGCATCAGGAAGCGATTACCACCACCGAACCTTAG
- a CDS encoding glycerol-3-phosphate acyltransferase (involved in acylation of glycerol-3-phosphate to form 1-acyl-glycerol-3 phosphate for use in phospholipid biosynthesis; functions with PlsX), which yields MSGLSHFLIISAYFLGTIPSLRLFNWLSGGEALAKNQQKLTACGVTVLDFLKGILPVAVGLALNLSPSALGGVAFAVCLGHIFPVFNRFEGGKGTVTALGVILPMSFGIAGLALATWLVSFLVLGYRTASAVLTALVLPAYVWWLRPELTFPIALVCCLIVYRYHDNIQDMWRGLEPKVRWW from the coding sequence ATGAGTGGTTTGTCACATTTCTTGATTATAAGTGCCTATTTCTTGGGCACCATACCCAGCCTTAGGCTCTTTAACTGGTTATCAGGCGGGGAGGCCCTTGCAAAAAATCAGCAAAAATTGACCGCTTGTGGGGTGACGGTTCTAGACTTCCTCAAGGGGATTTTACCTGTTGCAGTAGGCCTTGCCCTCAATCTTTCACCAAGTGCCTTGGGTGGTGTGGCTTTTGCTGTTTGTTTGGGGCATATTTTCCCTGTCTTTAACAGGTTTGAGGGTGGCAAGGGCACAGTGACGGCCTTGGGAGTAATTCTGCCCATGAGTTTTGGGATTGCAGGCCTGGCTCTAGCCACATGGTTGGTTAGCTTTTTAGTGCTGGGCTATCGCACGGCTAGTGCCGTGCTGACTGCGCTGGTGCTGCCGGCCTATGTTTGGTGGCTCAGGCCAGAGCTGACCTTTCCTATCGCCCTGGTTTGTTGTTTGATTGTTTATCGCTACCACGACAATATCCAAGATATGTGGCGAGGGTTGGAGCCTAAGGTTCGGTGGTGGTAA
- a CDS encoding dihydroneopterin aldolase, protein MHDKVFIKELTVFASIGAYEWEKTIKQRLVFDLEMAWDFRKAAETDDVQYCLNYAEVSQAVIELTQSQHFALVETLAHRVADMIQAKFQVPALRLTLHKPKAVAEAASVGVIVERH, encoded by the coding sequence ATGCACGATAAAGTATTTATTAAAGAATTAACCGTTTTCGCCTCCATCGGTGCTTATGAATGGGAGAAAACCATTAAACAGCGTCTGGTTTTCGACCTCGAAATGGCCTGGGATTTCCGCAAGGCAGCCGAGACGGATGATGTCCAATACTGTCTCAATTATGCCGAGGTCTCCCAAGCTGTTATTGAGCTGACCCAATCCCAACATTTTGCCCTGGTTGAAACCCTGGCCCACCGAGTGGCGGATATGATCCAGGCCAAATTTCAAGTGCCCGCCCTCCGCCTTACCCTCCACAAGCCCAAAGCGGTTGCAGAAGCCGCCAGCGTGGGCGTGATTGTTGAACGCCATTAA